One window of Bacillus sp. THAF10 genomic DNA carries:
- a CDS encoding NAD(P)/FAD-dependent oxidoreductase, protein MPFFKIILSERQILATKLKDLEADGLIYDCVIIGGGIAGLQAAIQLGRYNYQVLVVDSNNGRSTLCKCYHNLLGWPKGVSGDTLRKLGREQAEELNVHFQQEKVKEIIKMDDIFQVKSTNNNEYQTKTLLLATGVKDNLPPFPKLQPCLGKSVFVCPDCDGYATSDKPTIVLGKGKAGVTMALALTHWTTRITYINLQESLEVALQNELLQKDIKLISSEVSEAVVKNDAFQGVILASGQVIEAPTAFLAMGGNKVNSDLAMQLGVELEKNKHIKVDPRTKETSVKNVWAAGDVVAHSEQVAIAMGDGVQAAIWIHKSLKKKK, encoded by the coding sequence ATGCCTTTTTTTAAAATAATTCTTTCCGAACGTCAAATACTAGCTACAAAGCTTAAAGATTTGGAGGCGGATGGATTGATTTATGATTGCGTGATAATAGGAGGCGGAATCGCAGGGCTTCAAGCAGCCATTCAGCTAGGTAGATATAATTATCAAGTGCTTGTGGTAGATAGCAACAATGGGAGGTCAACCTTATGCAAGTGCTACCATAACCTGCTCGGGTGGCCGAAGGGAGTTAGTGGCGATACGTTAAGAAAGCTTGGTAGGGAGCAAGCAGAAGAACTAAATGTTCACTTTCAGCAAGAGAAGGTGAAGGAAATCATAAAAATGGATGATATTTTTCAAGTCAAATCCACCAATAACAACGAATATCAAACAAAAACGCTTCTCCTTGCCACAGGAGTTAAAGACAATCTTCCTCCTTTTCCAAAGCTACAACCTTGCCTAGGCAAGTCTGTATTTGTTTGCCCGGATTGTGATGGGTATGCCACATCCGATAAGCCAACCATTGTTTTAGGGAAGGGGAAAGCAGGCGTAACTATGGCGCTAGCGCTCACACACTGGACGACAAGGATTACCTACATAAATCTTCAAGAGTCCTTAGAAGTAGCGCTCCAAAATGAACTTTTACAGAAAGACATTAAGCTCATTTCAAGTGAAGTTTCCGAGGCTGTTGTTAAAAACGATGCGTTTCAAGGAGTAATCTTAGCTAGCGGGCAAGTCATCGAAGCTCCAACCGCTTTCCTTGCTATGGGAGGAAATAAGGTGAATTCAGACCTTGCCATGCAGCTTGGAGTGGAGCTTGAAAAAAATAAACACATAAAAGTAGATCCAAGAACAAAAGAGACAAGTGTAAAAAACGTTTGGGCAGCAGGGGATGTGGTGGCACACTCTGAGCAGGTGGCGATTGCGATGGGAGATGGGGTTCAGGCCGCCATCTGGATTCATAAAAGCTTGAAGAAGAAAAAGTAA
- a CDS encoding general stress protein: protein MKPTYKEFQNDEQVVGAVQELKAQGVHDDNIYIITHDDDRTNRIADNADANTVGAGEVGMDTYVKNIFRSKGDELRAQFKELGFSAPEAEQLEEKLDQGKIILVVKDMTPSTTL from the coding sequence ATGAAACCAACCTATAAAGAGTTTCAAAATGACGAACAAGTAGTAGGAGCAGTACAAGAGCTAAAAGCACAAGGTGTCCATGATGATAACATTTATATCATTACACATGATGATGACCGTACGAATCGGATAGCTGATAATGCTGATGCTAATACTGTCGGCGCCGGTGAAGTTGGTATGGATACGTATGTGAAAAATATTTTCCGCAGCAAAGGGGACGAGCTCCGTGCCCAGTTTAAAGAGCTAGGTTTTTCCGCACCAGAGGCGGAACAGCTAGAGGAAAAGCTAGATCAAGGAAAAATTATTCTTGTTGTCAAAGATATGACCCCTAGTACCACCCTATAA
- a CDS encoding GTP-binding protein — translation MTQENKLISKTYFETLLLDVETKHPVQALGEAFLAEQENEVADLSFIRFAQGEVYFHSKDYESAIFKWENVHNELGPWAKKNIADSYFELGMLVDAEDIYSKITTDNSTLKIEVALQLFTLYIQRGKLEHAYKNIKKAIAINPDYPHVTQTARTFYEEQDDRQHAIELAVHESIRTRSEAWYDCLLSYIDAGYATEFSPSYFQEVLHVLLEENKQKFESLVAALWQNYDNHPQYLEWVKTANGIFTSLERDSEVSWTKVEGLHQRTYLSLIEGKYLIKELQGIVPDLLGNWLKVSNRSKSLFASAAVMSWNEVFPTALSAHVLEDAENRIFHYEHDSIQVNYTVELFKTLIEWAKNNHLVVAHQKKWLFSQLSNLNRKHLVVTGTVQNGKSSFINSLIGEKLLGEETAPVFVSSDGDIAEMNEITLDETTALGEITDHRLGSIIDLKWPSAFLEDQEYSLISTPEFEGQNVEGNETMKYIPLSDGLLYILDAQTPFTEEELKVLVKIKERAPEIPVHFVLNKMDTAFHEAEATQIVEEAKHRINEFFPDARVFPYSSLRSASKQHQNLAHFMETNFKLRSKAVEERRTSKLLQLIRSTLTELLNSRIAMEDNLKGTVDFHEDILSRLSGFIHHMHDTEAEKIQSITEGYRAVTIEMKREAMKTIPKLLRECSSYVKEDSNFKTLHLELNERMNETIATYMHSDLLPRLRQELQLWLDTSNRELKDSQEYLQGMSDTFNALYKEEKMKLVCDFKVMEDWRRDINRILSRVEVEKQNILNRPNTTQYLLKGAGRLFGSLQQSNQLLFTQYKKYIENERFTDVAEDVVNKFFLEFDLFEKALKADINLFYEGAFLDLNHTVEETEATIAHANKKLEQMQASPERYYDPLKLFEVRLLQYEFMVKACEDNAYIPTH, via the coding sequence ATGACACAGGAAAACAAATTAATCAGTAAAACGTATTTTGAAACGTTACTCTTGGATGTAGAGACAAAGCATCCCGTGCAAGCTCTCGGGGAAGCGTTTTTGGCCGAACAAGAAAATGAAGTGGCCGACCTATCCTTTATCCGCTTTGCTCAAGGTGAGGTTTATTTTCACAGCAAAGATTACGAAAGTGCTATCTTTAAATGGGAAAATGTTCACAATGAGCTAGGGCCATGGGCGAAAAAGAACATCGCCGATTCCTATTTTGAGCTTGGAATGCTCGTGGATGCGGAAGACATATACTCCAAAATTACGACAGACAACTCTACGCTTAAAATTGAAGTTGCTCTCCAACTATTCACTCTCTATATCCAACGAGGGAAGCTTGAACATGCCTATAAAAATATTAAAAAGGCTATAGCCATCAACCCTGACTATCCACATGTTACACAAACAGCCCGTACGTTTTATGAAGAGCAGGATGACCGTCAGCATGCGATCGAGCTTGCGGTGCATGAGTCCATAAGAACGCGTTCAGAGGCTTGGTACGACTGCTTGCTGAGCTATATTGATGCAGGCTATGCAACAGAATTTAGTCCAAGCTATTTCCAAGAAGTTCTTCATGTGCTACTAGAAGAGAATAAGCAAAAGTTTGAAAGCCTAGTAGCAGCCCTATGGCAAAATTACGATAATCACCCTCAATATTTAGAATGGGTGAAAACCGCAAATGGCATTTTTACCTCGCTTGAGAGGGATTCAGAAGTATCATGGACAAAGGTAGAAGGACTGCACCAACGCACGTATTTATCCTTAATTGAAGGCAAATATTTGATTAAGGAATTACAAGGAATTGTACCGGACTTACTAGGCAACTGGCTGAAGGTATCAAACAGATCAAAATCTCTATTTGCATCTGCAGCAGTAATGTCCTGGAACGAGGTTTTTCCAACAGCATTATCGGCTCACGTCTTGGAGGATGCTGAAAACCGCATTTTCCATTACGAGCACGACAGCATCCAGGTTAATTACACGGTGGAGTTATTCAAAACATTGATAGAATGGGCCAAAAATAATCATTTGGTTGTTGCTCATCAGAAAAAATGGTTGTTTTCTCAGCTCAGTAACCTAAACCGAAAACATCTTGTTGTAACAGGGACTGTCCAGAACGGAAAATCATCCTTTATTAATTCCCTCATCGGCGAGAAATTGTTAGGGGAGGAGACTGCCCCAGTGTTTGTTAGCTCGGATGGGGACATTGCAGAAATGAACGAAATTACGCTCGATGAAACCACTGCTCTAGGAGAGATTACCGACCATCGACTAGGGTCCATTATTGACCTGAAATGGCCATCAGCATTCCTAGAAGATCAAGAGTACTCCTTGATCAGCACACCTGAGTTTGAAGGCCAGAATGTGGAAGGAAATGAAACAATGAAATACATTCCACTTTCGGATGGATTGCTGTACATTTTAGATGCTCAAACACCATTTACCGAAGAAGAGCTAAAAGTGCTTGTGAAAATTAAAGAGCGTGCACCGGAAATTCCTGTACACTTTGTGCTAAACAAAATGGACACAGCTTTCCATGAAGCCGAAGCAACGCAAATCGTCGAGGAAGCGAAGCACCGCATCAACGAGTTTTTCCCTGATGCGAGAGTGTTCCCTTATTCTTCCCTACGTTCTGCGAGCAAGCAGCATCAGAATCTTGCTCATTTTATGGAAACAAACTTCAAGCTTCGCAGTAAAGCAGTGGAAGAGCGTCGTACCTCTAAGCTATTGCAGTTGATTCGCTCTACTTTAACAGAGCTTCTCAACAGCAGAATTGCGATGGAGGACAATTTAAAAGGGACAGTAGATTTTCATGAGGACATCTTAAGCCGCCTGAGTGGATTTATCCATCACATGCATGATACAGAAGCGGAAAAAATTCAAAGCATCACAGAAGGGTACCGCGCTGTTACGATTGAAATGAAACGAGAGGCCATGAAGACGATTCCTAAGCTGCTTCGTGAATGCTCAAGCTATGTGAAGGAAGACAGTAATTTCAAAACGCTTCATCTCGAATTAAACGAGCGAATGAACGAAACCATCGCTACGTATATGCATTCAGACCTCTTACCAAGGCTGCGTCAGGAGCTGCAACTATGGTTAGATACCTCTAACCGCGAGCTCAAGGACAGCCAGGAATACTTGCAAGGCATGAGCGACACCTTCAATGCCTTGTACAAAGAGGAAAAAATGAAGCTTGTTTGCGATTTTAAAGTAATGGAAGACTGGCGTAGGGACATCAACCGAATTCTAAGCAGGGTGGAAGTGGAGAAACAAAACATCCTGAATCGTCCAAATACGACTCAATACCTGCTAAAAGGTGCCGGTCGTTTGTTCGGCTCGCTGCAACAAAGCAACCAGCTTCTCTTTACTCAGTATAAAAAATACATTGAAAACGAACGCTTCACTGACGTTGCAGAGGATGTAGTCAATAAATTCTTCCTTGAATTCGATCTGTTTGAAAAAGCGCTTAAAGCAGACATCAACCTGTTCTACGAGGGAGCATTCCTCGATTTAAACCATACAGTCGAGGAAACAGAAGCAACCATTGCCCATGCCAACAAAAAGCTAGAACAAATGCAAGCAAGCCCTGAGCGCTATTACGACCCGCTAAAACTGTTTGAAGTGCGCTTGCTTCAATACGAGTTTATGGTGAAGGCGTGCGAAGATAACGCGTATATTCCAACGCATTAA